A region from the Triplophysa rosa linkage group LG4, Trosa_1v2, whole genome shotgun sequence genome encodes:
- the atic gene encoding bifunctional purine biosynthesis protein PURH — protein MASELALLSVWDKTGLVEFAGRLVTVGLSLVASGGTAKTLRDSGLTVRDVSELTGFPEMLGGRVKTLHPAVHAGILARQTPSDEADVEKLGFSLVRVVVCNLYPFVKTVASSSVTVEDAVEQIDIGGVTLLRAAAKNHARVTVVCHPSDYDVVIKEMESSEDHDTRVETRKTLALKAFTHTAQYDEAISDYFRREYSGGISQLPLRYGMNPHQAPAQLYTSRSALPLTVVNGSPGFINLCDALNAWQLVRELKRALGMPAATSFKHVSPAGAAVGIPLSEEEAKVCMVNDMIPDLSPLAAAYARARGSDRMSSFGDFVALSDVCDVPTAKIISREVSDGIIAPGYEEEALRILSKKKNGNYCVLRMDPEYEPDEEEVRVLFGLYLKQKRNGALVDKELLSNIVSKGKLSEKALRDLIVASIAVKYTQSNSVCYAKDGQVIGIGAGQQSRIHCTRLAGDKADNWWLRHHPRVLGMKFRSGVKRAEMANAIDQYVSGTIGEGPDLDLWKGLFEEVPELLSEVEKKNWRSSLQAVALSSDAFFPFRDNVDRAKQSGVEYIAAPSGSTADGIVINACNELGITLVHTNIRLFHH, from the exons ATGGCGTCTGAATTGG CTCTGCTGAGTGTTTGGGATAAAACTGGACTGGTGGAGTTCGCCGGGCGGCTGGTGACGGTGGGTCTGTCATTGGTGGCGTCAGGAGGCACCGCCAAAACTCTCAGAGACTCCGGACTTACTGTCAG GGATGTGTCTGAGCTCACTGGATTTCCAGAGATGCTTGGAGGACGCGTCAAGACGCTTCACCCCGCTGTCCACGCTGGGATTCTGGCCCGACAAACTCCTTCTGATGAAGCTGATGTGGAGAAACTCGGGTTTAGTCTTGTCAG agTGGTCGTGTGCAATCTTTACCCGTTTGTGAAGACCGTTGCATCCTCCAGTGTGACCGTGGAAGACGCTGTTGAGCAGATTGATATCG GTGGAGTGACTCTTCTCAGAGCGGCAGCTAAAAATCACGCCAGAGTGACGGTGGTTTGCCATCCGTCCGATTATGACGTCGTCATCAAGGAAATGGAATCGTCTGAGGACCACGACACCAGGGTTGAAACTCGCAAGACTCTTGCGCTGAAG GCCTTCACACACACGGCTCAGTACGACGAGGCCATCTCTGACTACTTCAGACGAGAATACAGTGGAGGCATTTCCCAGCTGCCCCTGCGCTACGGCATGAACCCGCATCAAGCGCCCGCTCAGCTCTACACGTCCCGCTCGGCTCTTCCACTGACAG TGGTCAATGGATCTCCAGGTTTCATTAATCTGTGTGACGCTCTGAACGCCTGGCAGCTGGTGAGAGAGTTGAAAAGAGCTCTCGGGATGCCCGCGGCGACTTCATTTAAACACGTCAGTCCTGCAG GAGCTGCGGTTGGCATCCCGTTGAGTGAAGAGGAGGCCAAAGTGTGCATGGTGAATGACATGATCCCAGATCTCAGTCCTCTCGCTGCGGCATACGCAAGAGCCAGAG GTTCTGATAGGATGTCCTCCTTCGGAGACTTCGTTGCTTTGTCCGACGTCTGCGATGTCCCCACCGCCAAGATCATCTCTAGAGAG GTGTCTGATGGTATTATTGCTCCGGGCTATGAGGAGGAAGCACTACGAATTCTGTCCAAGAAGAAAAATGGAAACTATTGTGTCCTTCGG ATGGATCCCGAGTATGAACCGGATGAAGAGGAGGTGCGGGTGCTGTTTGGTTTGTATCTCAAACAGAAGAGAAACGGAGCGCTCGTTGATAAAGAGCTCTTGAGCAACATTGTGTCCAAGGGGAAG CTCTCTGAAAAGGCTCTGCGAGATCTCATCGTGGCCAGCATCGCAGTGAAGTACACTCAGTCCAACTCTGTGTGTTATGCGAAGGACGGTCAG GTGATTGGCATCGGTGCCGGACAGCAGTCACGCATCCACTGCACGCGGCTCGCAGGAGACAAGGCCGATAACTGGTGGCTCCGGCATCATCCGCGAGTGCTCGGTATGAAATTCAGGAGCGGAGTCAAGCGTGCCGAGATGGCCAACGCCATCGATCAGTATGTCAGTGGCACGATTGGAGAG GGTCCAGATCTGGATCTCTGGAAAGGTCTGTTTGAGGAGGTCCCTGAGCTTCTGTCGGAGGTGGAGAAGAAAAACTGGAGAAGTTCTCTACAGGCTGTGGCTCTCAGTTCTGACGCCTTCTTTCCATTCCGGGACAACGTTGATCGCGCCAAACAG AGCGGGGTGGAGTACATCGCTGCTCCGTCGGGCTCTACTGCCGATGGGATCGTCATCAACGCTTGCAATGAGCTGGGCATCACTTTAGTGCACACTAACATCCGTCTCTTCCATCACTGA